A part of Streptomyces sp. NBC_00557 genomic DNA contains:
- a CDS encoding TetR/AcrR family transcriptional regulator, which translates to MAGDPQPSRRRGRPPRTESADTRDRILAAAREEFSERGYEKTSVRGIAKAAGVDSALVHHYFGTKEQVFEAAIAVAFAPALNAPEALAAGPVDGVGERLTRFVFGVWENPTTRTPLLAILRSAVNNDTAAAVFRRLVASQLLRRIAAQLDLPDAELRAELAAAQLVGTAMMRYVVKLEPLASADLEQIIARVAPVVQHHLTST; encoded by the coding sequence GTGGCCGGTGACCCGCAGCCTTCCCGTCGCCGTGGCAGGCCCCCGCGCACCGAGTCCGCCGACACCCGCGACCGCATCCTCGCCGCCGCCCGCGAGGAGTTCTCCGAGCGCGGATACGAGAAGACGTCCGTGCGCGGCATCGCCAAGGCGGCCGGTGTCGACTCCGCGCTGGTCCACCACTACTTCGGCACCAAGGAGCAGGTCTTCGAGGCGGCGATCGCGGTGGCCTTCGCGCCCGCGCTCAACGCCCCCGAGGCCCTGGCCGCCGGCCCCGTCGACGGGGTGGGGGAGCGGCTGACCCGCTTCGTCTTCGGCGTCTGGGAGAACCCCACGACCCGTACGCCGCTCCTCGCGATCCTCCGCTCCGCGGTCAACAACGACACCGCCGCCGCCGTCTTCCGCCGGCTCGTCGCCTCCCAGCTGCTGCGCCGCATCGCCGCCCAGCTGGACCTGCCCGACGCCGAGCTGCGCGCCGAGCTGGCAGCCGCCCAGCTGGTGGGTACGGCGATGATGCGGTACGTCGTCAAGCTGGAGCCGCTGGCGTCCGCCGACCTGGAGCAGATCATCGCGCGCGTCGCGCCGGTCGTACAGCACCACCTGACCAGCACCTGA
- a CDS encoding sugar phosphate isomerase/epimerase family protein: MAEPRDVSVALSTASVYPESTATAFEIAARLGYDGVEVMVWTDPVSQDIEALRRLSDYHGIPVLAVHAPCLLITQRVWSTDPWVKLQRARAAAEKLGASTVVVHPPFRWQRQYARDFVTGIWRMADETDVRFAVENMYPWRYRDREMLAYAPDWDVTRHDYRHFTIDLSHAATARTDALEMIGRMGDRLGHVHLADGRGSAKDEHLVPGRGTQPCAEVLEHLTASGFDGHVVIEVNTRRAMSGAEREADLAEALAFTRKHLSSAARVRRP, translated from the coding sequence GTGGCTGAACCAAGGGACGTCTCCGTCGCGCTGTCGACGGCCTCCGTATACCCGGAGTCCACCGCGACGGCCTTCGAGATCGCCGCGCGCCTCGGCTACGACGGCGTCGAGGTCATGGTGTGGACCGACCCGGTGAGCCAGGACATCGAGGCGCTGCGCCGCCTGTCGGACTACCACGGCATCCCGGTCCTGGCCGTCCACGCGCCCTGTCTGCTGATCACCCAGCGGGTCTGGTCGACGGACCCCTGGGTCAAGCTGCAGCGCGCCCGGGCGGCCGCCGAGAAGCTAGGCGCCTCCACCGTCGTCGTCCACCCGCCCTTCCGGTGGCAGCGGCAGTACGCGCGCGACTTCGTCACCGGGATCTGGCGGATGGCGGACGAGACGGACGTGCGGTTCGCCGTCGAGAACATGTACCCGTGGCGGTACCGCGACCGCGAGATGCTCGCCTACGCACCGGACTGGGACGTCACCCGGCACGACTACCGGCACTTCACGATCGATCTCAGCCACGCGGCGACGGCCCGCACGGATGCCCTGGAGATGATCGGCCGCATGGGCGACCGGCTCGGCCACGTCCACCTGGCCGACGGCCGGGGCTCCGCCAAGGACGAGCACCTGGTGCCCGGCCGCGGCACCCAGCCCTGCGCCGAGGTGCTGGAACACCTGACCGCGTCCGGGTTCGACGGCCATGTCGTCATCGAGGTCAACACCCGGCGGGCGATGTCCGGCGCCGAACGCGAGGCCGACCTCGCCGAGGCCCTGGCCTTCACCCGCAAGCACCTGTCGTCGGCGGCCCGGGTGCGCCGGCCATGA
- a CDS encoding Ppx/GppA phosphatase family protein gives MRLGVLDVGSNTVHLLVVDAHPGARPLPAHSHKAELRLAQLLDDSGAIDDTGIEKLVAVVQDALQAAEDKGVEDLLPFATSAVREATNADDVLARVADETGVRLQVLSGAEEARLTFLAVRRWFGWSAGKLLVLDIGGGSLEIAYGMDEEPDTAVSLPLGAGRLTAAWLPGDPPSPEDVRALRRHVRAEIARTVGEFSRFGAPDHVVATSKTFKQLARIAGAARSAEGLYVQRELKRESLEAWVPRLAGMTVEQRAELPGVSEGRAGQLVAGALVAEAAMDLFGVEKLEICPWALREGVILRRLDHMGSD, from the coding sequence ATGAGACTCGGTGTCCTGGACGTGGGTTCGAACACGGTGCATCTGCTGGTGGTGGACGCCCACCCCGGCGCGCGCCCGCTGCCCGCGCATTCGCACAAGGCCGAACTGCGGCTCGCCCAACTGCTCGACGACAGCGGTGCCATCGACGACACCGGCATCGAGAAACTGGTCGCCGTCGTCCAGGACGCGCTCCAGGCCGCCGAGGACAAGGGCGTCGAGGACCTGCTGCCGTTCGCGACCTCCGCCGTCCGGGAGGCCACCAACGCCGACGACGTCCTCGCGCGCGTGGCCGACGAGACCGGCGTACGACTCCAGGTCCTCTCCGGCGCGGAGGAGGCCCGCCTCACCTTCCTCGCGGTCCGCCGCTGGTTCGGCTGGTCCGCCGGAAAGCTGCTCGTCCTGGACATCGGCGGCGGCTCCCTCGAGATCGCCTACGGCATGGACGAGGAGCCGGACACCGCCGTCTCCCTGCCGCTCGGCGCCGGCCGCCTCACCGCGGCCTGGCTGCCCGGCGACCCGCCCTCACCCGAGGACGTACGCGCCCTGCGCCGCCACGTCCGTGCGGAGATCGCGCGCACGGTCGGCGAGTTCAGCCGCTTCGGCGCCCCCGACCACGTGGTCGCCACGTCCAAGACCTTCAAGCAGCTCGCACGCATCGCCGGGGCCGCCCGCAGCGCCGAGGGCCTCTACGTCCAGCGCGAACTCAAGCGCGAGTCCCTGGAGGCCTGGGTTCCGCGTCTGGCCGGCATGACGGTGGAGCAGCGCGCCGAGCTCCCCGGTGTGTCCGAGGGCCGAGCGGGCCAGCTGGTGGCGGGCGCCCTGGTCGCCGAGGCCGCGATGGATCTGTTCGGCGTGGAGAAGCTGGAGATCTGCCCCTGGGCGCTGCGCGAAGGCGTCATCCTCCGGCGCCTTGATCACATGGGGTCCGATTAG
- a CDS encoding BACON domain-containing protein, giving the protein MMSSSPETTVRTTGAHRARGEAREARAARKGREEAEAREAGERRDRAAARTIAQQPPARYEPYLDGLFTYCLSVLCDHDAATAALGDVLALAERRGHRAPESVGDRRAWLYALARWACLRKLAEAKQKRQATHAAGRPAGSRETPEPPVSPETQERRRRELALLAWPEAAGTTPEQREALELAVRHHLAAHEVAAVLGIEPAAARELLASGACEVERTRAALAVVETGGCPAVAHLTGDSGLVLSTALRRELVRHVDDCPRCRRTAERAVPGRWPGATVTPAELPVLEAPRAELHVALAHHPRARGAAAPRFDRRGFPMDPKDRAARRDRLRARAVTTTVVATVVAAPVLALWAAYRGAPTADGGGPSSTARASQGHDVLHSDTAGGYENAGNASVKPGVRVGKDGKADVSVEVVSVSGAGAKGAGHLTVGAANDGDTTLITLTASGSAPVRWSAATSAPWLYLSQSTGTLGPGDTLTIKVYVDHLREPSGPWHAQVAVSPAGAVVIIDGYGTAPSHHPTPPPSTAAPTPPSTPPTDPPSTTPSDPTPPPTDSPSPSDPTPTPTPSTPPSSGGDSETPSPSGG; this is encoded by the coding sequence GTGATGAGCAGTAGCCCGGAGACCACCGTCCGCACCACCGGCGCGCACCGGGCGCGCGGGGAGGCGCGTGAAGCACGAGCGGCGCGGAAGGGGCGCGAAGAAGCAGAGGCCCGCGAGGCCGGCGAGAGACGCGACCGAGCCGCCGCGCGCACCATCGCCCAGCAGCCGCCCGCGCGCTACGAGCCGTACCTGGACGGACTGTTCACCTACTGTCTGTCGGTGCTGTGCGACCACGACGCCGCCACGGCCGCCCTCGGCGACGTGCTCGCCCTGGCCGAACGGCGCGGACACCGCGCCCCGGAGAGCGTAGGCGACCGCAGGGCCTGGCTGTACGCGCTGGCCCGCTGGGCGTGCCTGCGCAAGCTGGCCGAGGCCAAGCAGAAACGTCAGGCCACCCACGCGGCCGGCCGCCCCGCCGGCTCGCGCGAGACCCCCGAGCCGCCCGTCTCCCCCGAGACCCAGGAGCGGCGCCGCCGCGAACTCGCCCTGCTGGCCTGGCCGGAGGCGGCCGGTACCACCCCCGAGCAGCGCGAGGCCCTGGAGCTGGCCGTCCGCCACCACCTGGCCGCGCACGAGGTCGCCGCCGTCCTCGGCATCGAACCGGCGGCCGCGCGCGAACTGCTGGCCTCCGGCGCCTGCGAGGTCGAGCGCACCCGCGCGGCCCTCGCCGTCGTGGAGACCGGCGGCTGTCCCGCTGTGGCCCATCTCACCGGTGACAGCGGGCTCGTCCTCAGCACCGCCCTGCGCCGCGAACTGGTCCGGCACGTCGACGACTGCCCGCGCTGCCGCCGCACCGCCGAGCGCGCCGTCCCCGGCCGCTGGCCCGGCGCCACGGTCACCCCCGCCGAACTGCCCGTCCTGGAAGCGCCCCGCGCGGAGCTGCACGTCGCGCTCGCACACCACCCACGCGCGCGTGGCGCGGCGGCGCCCCGCTTCGACCGGCGCGGCTTCCCGATGGACCCCAAGGACCGCGCGGCCCGCCGCGACCGGCTACGCGCGCGTGCGGTGACGACGACGGTCGTCGCCACGGTCGTCGCCGCGCCCGTCCTGGCCCTGTGGGCCGCCTACCGGGGCGCGCCCACGGCGGACGGCGGCGGCCCCTCCTCCACCGCGCGCGCGTCCCAGGGCCACGACGTCCTGCACAGCGACACGGCCGGCGGCTACGAGAACGCCGGGAACGCGAGCGTGAAGCCCGGCGTGCGCGTCGGCAAGGACGGCAAGGCGGACGTCTCCGTGGAGGTCGTCAGCGTGTCCGGAGCGGGCGCGAAGGGCGCCGGACACCTCACGGTCGGCGCCGCGAACGACGGCGACACCACCCTGATCACCCTCACCGCGTCCGGCTCCGCCCCGGTCCGCTGGTCCGCGGCCACCTCGGCGCCGTGGCTCTACCTCAGCCAGTCCACGGGAACCCTCGGCCCCGGCGACACGTTGACGATCAAGGTGTACGTCGACCACCTCCGCGAGCCCTCCGGCCCCTGGCACGCGCAGGTGGCGGTCTCCCCGGCCGGCGCGGTGGTCATCATCGACGGCTACGGCACGGCCCCCTCCCACCACCCCACCCCGCCACCGAGCACGGCCGCTCCGACACCGCCGAGCACTCCGCCGACGGACCCCCCGTCGACGACCCCGTCCGACCCGACCCCACCCCCCACCGACTCCCCGTCCCCGTCCGACCCGACCCCGACGCCGACACCGTCCACGCCTCCCTCATCGGGGGGCGACAGCGAGACGCCGAGCCCGTCCGGGGGGTGA
- the radA gene encoding DNA repair protein RadA gives MAARTKTTKDRPSYRCTECGWQTAKWLGRCPECQAWGTVEEYGAPAVRTTAPGRVTSSALPIGQVDGRQATARSTGVPELDRVLGGGLVPGAVVLLAGEPGVGKSTLLLDVAAKSASAEHRTLYVTGEESASQVRLRADRIGALHDELYLAAETDLSAVLGHLDEVKPSLLILDSVQTVASPEIEGAPGGMAQVREVAGALIRASKERGMSTLLVGHVTKDGAIAGPRLLEHLVDVVLHFEGDRHARLRLVRGVKNRYGATDEVGCFELHDEGITGLADPSGLFLTRRDEPVPGTCLTVTLEGRRPLVAEVQALTVDSQIPSPRRTTSGLETSRVSMMLAVLEQRGRISALGKRDIYSATVGGVKLSEPAADLAIALALASAASDTPLPKNLVAIGEVGLAGEVRRVTGVQRRLAEAQRLGFTHALVPTDPGKVPPGMKVLEVADMGDALRVLPRSRRREAPREAEDRR, from the coding sequence ATGGCTGCCCGTACCAAGACCACCAAGGACCGCCCGTCCTACCGCTGCACCGAGTGCGGCTGGCAGACGGCCAAGTGGCTCGGCCGCTGCCCCGAGTGCCAGGCCTGGGGCACCGTCGAGGAGTACGGCGCGCCCGCGGTCCGTACGACGGCACCGGGCCGGGTGACGTCGTCCGCGCTGCCCATCGGCCAGGTCGACGGCCGGCAGGCCACCGCCCGCTCGACCGGCGTGCCCGAGCTGGACCGGGTGCTCGGCGGCGGCCTGGTGCCCGGCGCGGTCGTGCTGCTCGCGGGCGAGCCCGGCGTCGGCAAGTCCACGCTGCTGCTGGACGTGGCCGCCAAGTCCGCGAGCGCCGAGCACCGCACCCTCTATGTGACCGGCGAGGAGTCGGCGAGCCAGGTGCGGCTGCGCGCGGACCGCATCGGCGCCCTGCACGACGAGCTGTATCTGGCGGCCGAGACGGACCTGTCCGCCGTCCTCGGCCATCTGGACGAGGTCAAGCCGTCCCTGCTGATCCTCGACTCGGTGCAGACGGTCGCCTCCCCGGAGATCGAGGGCGCGCCGGGCGGCATGGCCCAGGTGCGTGAGGTGGCGGGCGCGCTGATCCGCGCCTCGAAGGAGCGGGGCATGTCCACTCTCCTTGTGGGCCATGTCACGAAGGACGGCGCGATCGCGGGCCCCCGCCTGCTGGAGCACCTGGTGGACGTCGTCCTGCACTTCGAGGGCGACCGGCACGCGCGCCTGCGCCTGGTCCGCGGCGTGAAGAACCGCTACGGGGCCACGGACGAGGTCGGCTGCTTCGAGCTGCACGACGAGGGCATCACCGGGCTCGCCGACCCCAGCGGCCTCTTCCTGACCCGCAGGGACGAGCCGGTTCCGGGTACGTGCCTGACCGTCACCCTGGAGGGCCGCCGCCCGCTGGTGGCCGAGGTGCAGGCGCTGACCGTGGACTCCCAGATCCCCTCCCCGCGCCGGACGACCTCGGGTCTGGAGACCTCGCGGGTGTCGATGATGCTGGCCGTCCTGGAGCAGCGCGGCCGGATCAGCGCGCTCGGCAAGCGGGACATCTACTCCGCGACGGTCGGCGGGGTGAAGCTGTCGGAGCCGGCCGCCGACCTCGCGATCGCCCTCGCGCTGGCCTCCGCGGCCAGCGACACCCCGCTGCCGAAGAACCTGGTCGCGATCGGCGAGGTGGGCCTCGCGGGCGAGGTCAGACGGGTGACGGGCGTGCAGCGCAGGCTCGCCGAGGCGCAGCGGCTGGGCTTCACGCACGCGCTCGTGCCGACCGATCCGGGCAAGGTGCCGCCCGGCATGAAGGTCCTGGAAGTCGCCGACATGGGGGACGCCCTCCGGGTGCTGCCGCGCTCCCGTCGGCGAGAGGCCCCACGGGAGGCGGAGGACCGCCGGTAG
- the disA gene encoding DNA integrity scanning diadenylate cyclase DisA: MAANDRAAAPGKIGGSAGSDGLMRASLSAVAPGTALRDGLERVLRGNTGGLIVLGSDKTVEAMCTGGFVLDVEFTATRLRELCKLDGGIVLSSDLSKILRAGVQLVPDPTIPTEETGTRHRTADRVSKQVGFPVVSVSQSMRLIALYVDGQRRVLEDSAAILSRANQALATLERYKLRLDEVAGTLSALEIEDLVTVRDVSAVAQRLEMVRRIATEIAEYVVELGTDGRLLALQLEELIAGVEPDRELVVRDYVPEPTAKRSRTVEEALSELDALTHAELIELGTVARALGYTGSPETLDSAVSPRGFRLLAKVPRLPGAIIDRLVEHFGGLQKLLAASVDDLQTVDGVGEARARSVREGLSRLAESSILERYV; this comes from the coding sequence GTGGCAGCCAACGACCGGGCAGCAGCTCCCGGAAAAATCGGTGGGAGTGCCGGTTCCGATGGCCTGATGCGTGCCTCGCTGAGCGCCGTGGCTCCTGGTACGGCCCTGCGGGACGGCTTGGAGCGCGTGCTGCGCGGCAACACCGGCGGGCTGATCGTCCTCGGCTCCGACAAGACGGTCGAGGCGATGTGCACGGGCGGGTTCGTGCTGGACGTGGAGTTCACCGCGACCCGGCTGCGGGAGCTGTGCAAGCTGGACGGCGGCATCGTGCTGTCGTCGGACCTGTCGAAGATCCTGCGGGCCGGTGTCCAGCTGGTTCCGGACCCGACGATCCCCACGGAGGAGACGGGCACCCGGCACCGTACGGCGGACCGGGTGAGCAAGCAGGTCGGCTTCCCGGTGGTCTCGGTGTCCCAGTCGATGCGCCTGATCGCCCTGTACGTCGACGGTCAGCGCCGCGTCCTGGAGGACTCGGCGGCGATCCTGTCCCGCGCGAACCAGGCGCTGGCCACGCTGGAGCGGTACAAGCTGCGGCTGGACGAGGTGGCCGGCACCCTCTCCGCGCTGGAGATCGAGGACCTGGTGACGGTGCGGGACGTGTCCGCCGTCGCGCAGCGCCTGGAGATGGTCCGCCGCATCGCCACCGAAATCGCCGAGTACGTGGTCGAGCTGGGCACCGACGGGCGTCTTCTCGCGCTCCAGCTCGAGGAGTTGATCGCCGGTGTCGAGCCGGACCGCGAGCTGGTCGTCCGGGACTACGTCCCCGAGCCGACGGCCAAGCGCTCCCGCACGGTCGAGGAGGCCCTGTCCGAGCTGGACGCGCTGACCCACGCGGAGCTGATCGAACTCGGCACGGTGGCACGGGCGCTGGGCTACACCGGCTCCCCCGAGACGCTCGACTCCGCGGTCTCCCCGCGGGGCTTCAGGCTGCTGGCCAAGGTTCCGCGGCTTCCCGGCGCGATCATCGACCGGCTGGTGGAGCACTTCGGCGGCCTGCAGAAGCTGCTCGCCGCGAGTGTGGACGACCTGCAGACGGTGGACGGCGTGGGCGAGGCGCGGGCCAGGAGCGTGCGGGAAGGTCTGTCGCGTCTGGCCGAGTCGTCGATCCTGGAGCGGTACGTCTGA
- a CDS encoding A/G-specific adenine glycosylase, protein MTEKLHTPVIAWFDAHARDLPWRRPEAGPWGVMVSEFMLQQTPVNRVLPVYEEWLARWPRPADLAKEAPGEAVRAWGRLGYPRRALRLHGAAVAITERHGGDVPTEHAQLLALPGIGEYTAAAVASFAYGQRHPVLDTNVRRVLARAVTGVQYPPNATTAAERRLARELLPEDEKTAARWAAASMELGALVCTAKNEGCGRCPIAGQCAWLLAGKPEHSGPPRRGQTYAGTDRQVRGKLLAVLREAHAPVPQAVLDRVWHEPVQRARALDGLVTDGLVEPLPGGLYRLPLS, encoded by the coding sequence ATGACTGAGAAGCTGCACACCCCCGTGATCGCCTGGTTCGACGCCCACGCCCGCGACCTGCCCTGGCGCCGCCCGGAGGCGGGCCCGTGGGGTGTGATGGTCAGCGAGTTCATGCTCCAGCAGACCCCGGTCAACCGGGTGCTGCCGGTCTACGAGGAGTGGCTGGCCCGCTGGCCGCGCCCCGCCGACCTGGCGAAGGAGGCGCCCGGCGAGGCGGTGCGCGCCTGGGGCCGGCTCGGCTACCCGCGCCGGGCGCTCAGGCTGCACGGCGCCGCGGTCGCCATAACGGAACGGCACGGCGGGGACGTGCCGACGGAGCACGCGCAGCTGCTGGCGCTGCCCGGCATCGGCGAGTACACGGCCGCCGCGGTGGCCTCGTTCGCGTACGGGCAGCGGCATCCGGTGCTGGACACGAACGTGCGCCGGGTGCTCGCGCGGGCGGTGACCGGGGTGCAGTACCCGCCGAACGCGACGACGGCCGCCGAGCGCAGGCTCGCCCGCGAGCTGCTGCCCGAGGACGAGAAGACGGCCGCGCGCTGGGCGGCGGCCTCCATGGAGCTGGGCGCGCTGGTGTGCACGGCGAAGAACGAGGGGTGCGGGCGGTGCCCGATCGCCGGGCAGTGCGCCTGGCTGCTGGCCGGCAAGCCGGAGCACTCCGGGCCGCCGCGGCGCGGGCAGACGTACGCCGGCACGGACCGGCAGGTGCGGGGCAAGCTGCTGGCGGTGCTGCGGGAGGCGCACGCGCCGGTGCCGCAGGCGGTGCTGGACCGGGTGTGGCACGAGCCGGTGCAGCGCGCCCGGGCGCTCGACGGGCTCGTCACGGACGGTCTGGTGGAGCCGCTGCCGGGCGGCCTGTACCGGCTGCCGCTCAGCTGA
- a CDS encoding SigE family RNA polymerase sigma factor produces the protein MAQGEVLEFEEYVRTRQDALLRSARRLVPDPVDAQDLLQTALVRTYGRWEGIADKRLADAYLRRVMINTRTEWWRARKLEEVPTEQLPDASVDDSTEQHADRALLMDVMKVLAPKQRSVVVLRHWEQMSTEETAAALGMSAGTVKSTLHRALARLREELEARDLDARALEREEQERCAA, from the coding sequence ATGGCGCAGGGAGAGGTGCTCGAGTTCGAGGAGTACGTCCGCACCCGGCAGGACGCGCTGCTGCGCAGCGCACGCCGGCTGGTCCCGGACCCGGTCGACGCCCAGGACCTGCTGCAGACGGCACTGGTGCGGACGTACGGCCGCTGGGAGGGCATCGCCGACAAGCGGCTCGCCGACGCCTATCTGCGCCGCGTCATGATCAACACCCGTACGGAGTGGTGGCGGGCGCGCAAGCTGGAGGAGGTCCCCACCGAGCAGCTGCCCGACGCGTCCGTGGACGACTCCACCGAGCAGCACGCCGACCGCGCCCTGCTGATGGACGTCATGAAGGTGCTGGCACCCAAGCAGCGCAGTGTTGTAGTACTGCGACACTGGGAGCAGATGTCCACGGAGGAGACGGCCGCCGCCCTCGGCATGTCGGCGGGTACGGTCAAGAGCACGCTGCACCGGGCGCTCGCCCGGCTCCGCGAGGAGCTGGAGGCCCGCGATCTGGACGCA